In Oryza brachyantha chromosome 2, ObraRS2, whole genome shotgun sequence, a single window of DNA contains:
- the LOC102716478 gene encoding pectinesterase-like, with amino-acid sequence MGHPTARLRLAFLLCFLLPLSGCRGRAHAAAFPASALVAEAVERHHRLRIALNATAVHVGKALDALTGAAVAPASGVTPLSAGYTSPLAATAHDDCAELLEDSLDLLAGAGEPGAAHDDALTWLSAALTNHDTCADSLEEAGIAADAVATPHLAAARAMVSDCLAMYAEAASATLSANSKDGLGGVPVWNGANGKGKSKKQRKRSFFPRWLTARDRRLLLGPAEPLVENADLVVAKDGTGTHRTISDAVKAAPERSERRTVIHVKAGRYDENVKVGRKKTNLVFVGDGKGVTVVSGGRSVADNYTTFHTATFAASGRGFMMRDMTVENWAGPAKHQAVALRVSADRAAVYRCNVVGYQDTLYAHSNRQFYRDCDVYGTVDFVFGNAAAVLQRCNLWARAPLPGQKNTVTAQNRRDPGQSTGIVIHACRVVPAPDLAPPPPPPASPAPAVAPAEALAPTYLGRPWKLYSRVVVMMSYIAGHIPPEGWLAWNATFALDTLYYGEYMNYGPGAGVAGRVAWPGHRVINDSAEAERFTVARFISGASWLPATGVSFLSGLSL; translated from the exons ATGGGCCACCCCACTGCTCGCCTCCGCCTTGCTTTCCTCCTCTGTTTCTTGCTGCCGCTCTCCGgctgccgcggccgcgcgcacGCGGCGGCGTTCCCGGCTTCAGCGCTGGTGGCCGAGGCGGTAGAGCGCCACCACCGGCTACGCATTGCGCTCAACGCGACGGCGGTGCACGTGGGGAAGGCCCTCGATGCCCTCacgggcgccgccgtcgcgccggccTCCGGGGTGACGCCGCTCTCGGCGGGCTAcacgtcgccgctcgccgccacggcgcACGACGACTGCGCGGAGCTGCTGGAGGACTCCCTCGACCTcctggccggcgccggggagcCGGGCGCCGCTCACGACGACGCGCTCACGTGGCTCTCCGCCGCGCTCACCAACCACGACACCTGCGCCGACAGCCTCGAGGAGGCCGgcatcgccgccgacgcggtcGCCACGccgcacctcgccgccgcccgcgccatGGTCAGCGACTGCCTCGCAATGTACGCGGAGGCCGCGTCGGCGACCTTGAGCGCCAACAGCAAggacggcctcggcggcgtccCCGTCTGGAACGGCGCCAACGGCAAAGGCAAGAgcaagaaacagaggaagagaAGCTTCTTCCCAAGGTGGCTTACGGCGAGGGACCGGAGGCTCCTGCTGGGCCCCGCCGAGCCATTGGTCGAGAACGCCGACCTGGTGGTGGCGAAGGACGGCACGGGGACGCACAGGACGATATCGGACGCGGTGAAGGCAGCGCCGGAGCGCAGCGAGCGGCGGACGGTGATACACGTGAAGGCCGGGCGGTACGACGAGAACGTGAAGgtggggaggaagaagacgaacCTGGTTTtcgtcggcgacggcaagGGGGTCACCGTGGTGTCCGGCGGCCGCAGCGTCGCCGACAACTACACCACGTTCCACACCGCCACCTTCG CGGCGTCGGGGAGAGGGTTCATGATGAGGGACATGACGGTGGAGAACTGGGCGGGGCCGGCGAAGCACCAGGCGGTGGCGCTGCGGGTGAGCGccgaccgcgccgccgtctaCCGGTGCAACGTCGTCGGCTACCAGGACACGCTCTACGCGCACTCCAACCGCCAGTTCTACCGCGACTGCGACGTCTACGGCACCGTCGACTTCGTCTTcggcaacgccgccgccgtgctccaGCGCTGCAACCTCTGGGCCCGCGCGCCGCTCCCGGGCCAGAAGAACACCGTCACCGCCCAGAACCGCCGCGACCCCGGCCAGAGCACCGGCATCGTCATCCACGCCTGCCGCGTCGTGCCCGCCCCCgacctcgcgccgccgccgccgccgcccgcatcaccggcgccggccgtgGCGCCGGCCGAGGCGCTGGCGCCGACGTACCTGGGGCGGCCGTGGAAGCTCTACTCGAgggtggtggtgatgatgtCGTACATCGCCGGGCACATCCCGCCGGAGGGGTGGCTGGCGTGGAACGCCACGTTCGCGCTCGACACGCTCTACTACGGCGAGTACATGAACTACGGGCCTGGGGCCGGGGTCGCCGGGCGCGTGGCGTGGCCCGGCCACCGCGTCATCAACGACTCCGCCGAGGCGGAGCGGTTCACGGTGGCGCGGTTCATCTCCGGCGCGTCCTGGCTGCCGGCCACCggcgtctccttcctctccgGCCTCTCGCTGTAG
- the LOC102716193 gene encoding LOW QUALITY PROTEIN: BURP domain-containing protein 4-like (The sequence of the model RefSeq protein was modified relative to this genomic sequence to represent the inferred CDS: inserted 2 bases in 1 codon; deleted 2 bases in 1 codon) has product MPLPAARLRASSPLILAVILLISSLLGSCCCRSHAAAPRRLLAGFRPATTDASGTGRCKIWQCRPSLMPAYPVKWSPRSVAPPKAPGIFAQQSSGEDQFADAAYPVKWSKRSDAPTPPTTLALDPDLANPAGQSSGIHVRLGMLFLMRSLFPGAVLPEGTKLAXATAPPPRFISKADADTVPFDYRDLDTILGMFGILPGSDKASQVADTLRTCRNLDSGEDLEPRTCATSHEAVVEFAASALGTAGGGAPRAATTIVHHVGSASAGEPRRYVVGPGGVTQIGGHAAVVPCHPMPYPYEVFYCHRPSDVVALRVELVAMDGDDDDALAMGATAVAVCHTNTTTWDGRYFHMLGASARRGEPICHYMPKSYVLWLAN; this is encoded by the exons ATGCCGCtgcccgccgcgcgcctccGTGCGTCGTCGCCCCTCATCCTCGCTGTGATCCTACTCATCTCCAGTCTGTTgggcagctgctgctgccgctcgcACGCCGCGGCCCCGCGCCGCCTCTTGGCCGGCttccggccggcgacgactgACGCCTCCGGCACCGGTCGCTGTAAGAT ATGGCAATGCCGCCCTTCATTGATGCCCGCCTACCCGGTGAAATGGAGTCCACGTAGTGTTGCGCCTCCTAAAGCGCCAGGCATCTTTGCTCAACAATCGA GCGGTGAAGATCAATTCGCCGATGCTGCATACCCGGTGAAGTGGAGCAAACGTAGTGATGCGCCTACTCCGCCGACTACCTTAGCTCTTGATCCTGACCTGGCTAATCCTG CAGGCCAGAGCAGCGGCATACATGTCCGGCTCGGGATGCTCTTCTTGATGAGGAGTCTGTTTCCTGGCGCCGTCTTGCCGGAAGGCACAAAGTTGGC CGCGACAGCACCGCCACCGAGGTTCATCTCCAAGGCCGACGCCGACACCGTGCCGTTCGACTACCGCGACCTGGACACCATCCTTGGCATGTTCGGCATTCTTCCGGGCTCCGACAAGGCGTCGCAGGTCGCCGACACCCTCCGCACCTGCCGCAATCTCGACTCCGGCGAGGACCTCGAGCCACGCACCTGCGCCACCTCCCACGAAGCGGTGGTCGAattcgccgcctccgcgctcggcactgccggcggcggcgcgccgcgcgccgccaccacgATCGTGCACCACGTgggctcggcgtcggcg ggcgagcctCGCAGGTACGTCGTGGGGCCTGGCGGAGTCACCCAGATCGGCGGCCACGCGGCGGTGGTGCCCTGCCACCCGATGCCTTACCCGTACGAGGTGTTCTACTGCCACCGGCCCAGCGACGTGGTGGCGCTGAGGGTTGAGCTCGTCGCCATggacggagacgacgacgacgcgctgGCGATGGGCGcgaccgccgtcgccgtctgcCACACGAACACGACTACCTGGGACGGGCGTTACTTCCACATGCTCGGTGCAAGTGCAAGGCGCGGCGAGCCAATATGCCACTACATGCCTAAGAGCTATGTTCTCTGGCTGGCAAACTGA